The Chiloscyllium plagiosum isolate BGI_BamShark_2017 chromosome 42, ASM401019v2, whole genome shotgun sequence genome contains a region encoding:
- the LOC122543154 gene encoding ankyrin-1-like isoform X1 gives MLSPASLHYTMPSPLQADHFWNDVTNLDGLALARPGTEPLLELSDTAHPAWSLGPRPPLVVAEDSSLDCSRAEDSLLPGSLPVAEEEDSLETDPINGLIEIFNQEMEAATGRGGTAASPALSTGNGICVVAGRPESNAARTGSPTPRGDAQEWPGMSTASSRDSGRTVLTDSGSLTVAEGGLTQAEAWKARKEWARQPEWARLRVTQEKLVQPVQDQARLQSLRRRQPEGSENPLGLSPSGVSGSDPRSSWITLEEEEVLGSGEEELDRELGEGETSSDDEEIVTTRVVRRRLIVKGEEAKNIPGESVREEQFTDEDGNLVTKKIVRKVVRRVTPAEGKEETVEILHQEPASSENQPDNLAKYGVFVRDSTSRKLTESDSALYSEWIHGRMGAQIVKRISSRGTPSLP, from the exons ATGCTCTCACCCGCCTCGCTTCACTACACCATGCCTAGCCCGCTGCAGGCTGACCACTTCTGGAACGACGTCACAAACCTGGACGGCCTCGCCCTGGCACGGCCTGGCACCGAACCCCTGCTGGAACTGTCCGACACCGCTCACCCGGCCTGGTCGCTAGGCCCCAGGCCTCCCCTGGTCGTGGCGGAGGATTCCTCCCTGGACTGCAGCCGGGCCGAGGACTCGTTGCTTCCCGGTTCCCTCCCCGTCGCCGAGGAGGAGGACTCCCTGGAGACGGACCCCATCAACGGCCTGATCGAGATATTCAATCAGGAGATGGAGGCAGCGACAGGGAGAGGCGGCACCGCAGCCTCGCCCGCTCTGAGCACAGGGAATGGCATTTGTGTCGTTGCAGGGCGACCAGAGTCGAACGCCGCACGCACGGGCTCACCCACCCCCAGAGGAGACGCCCAGGAGTGGCCGGGAATGAGCACAGCCAG CTCCCGAGACTCCGGCCGGACGGTCCTGACCGACAGTGGCTCGCTCACTGTAGCCGAGGGAGGACTAACGCAGGCCGAGGCCTGGAAAGCCAGGAAGGAGTGGGCCAGGCAGCCGGAGTGGGCCAGGCTGAGGGTGACGCAGGAGAAGCTGGTCCAGCCGGTGCAGGACCAAGCCCGGCTCCAGTCGCTGCGTCGGCGCCAGCCAGAGGGCTCAGAGAACCCCCTGGGCCTTTCCCCGTCCGGAGTCAGCGGCTCGGATCCCAGGAGCAGCTGGATCACCCtggaagaggaggaggtgctgggctCCGGGGAGGAG GAGCTGGACAGGGAGCTCGGGGAGGGGGAGACCAGCTCCGACGATGAGGAGATCGTCACCACCAGGGTCGTCAGGCGGAGGCTGATCGTCAAG GGCGAAGAAGCCAAGAACATTCCGGGAGAATCGGTGAGGGAGGAGCAGTTCACCGACGAAGATGGCAACCTGGTGACGAAGAAA ATTGTTCGGAAGGTGGTGCGGAGGGTAACTCCAGCCGAAGGGAAGGAGGAGACAGTGGAGATACTGCACCAGGAACCAGCATCCTCGGAAAACCAGCCAGACAACTTGGCAAAGTACGGAGTGTTTGTGCGGGACTCCACCAGCAGGAAG CTGACAGAGAGTGACAGTGCCTTGTACTCTGAGTGGATTCATGGCCGAATGGGTGCACAGATTGTGAAGAGAATCAGCTCCCGAGGCACTCCGTCACTGCCGTGA
- the LOC122543154 gene encoding ankyrin-1-like isoform X3 — protein MLSPASLHYTMPSPLQADHFWNDVTNLDGLALARPGTEPLLELSDTAHPAWSLGPRPPLVVAEDSSLDCSRAEDSLLPGSLPVAEEEDSLETDPINGLIEIFNQEMEAATGRGGTAASPALSTGNGICVVAGRPESNAARTGSPTPRGDAQEWPGMSTASSRDSGRTVLTDSGSLTVAEGGLTQAEAWKARKEWARQPEWARLRVTQEKLVQPVQDQARLQSLRRRQPEGSENPLGLSPSGVSGSDPRSSWITLEEEEVLGSGEEGEEAKNIPGESVREEQFTDEDGNLVTKKIVRKVVRRVTPAEGKEETVEILHQEPASSENQPDNLAKYGVFVRDSTSRKLTESDSALYSEWIHGRMGAQIVKRISSRGTPSLP, from the exons ATGCTCTCACCCGCCTCGCTTCACTACACCATGCCTAGCCCGCTGCAGGCTGACCACTTCTGGAACGACGTCACAAACCTGGACGGCCTCGCCCTGGCACGGCCTGGCACCGAACCCCTGCTGGAACTGTCCGACACCGCTCACCCGGCCTGGTCGCTAGGCCCCAGGCCTCCCCTGGTCGTGGCGGAGGATTCCTCCCTGGACTGCAGCCGGGCCGAGGACTCGTTGCTTCCCGGTTCCCTCCCCGTCGCCGAGGAGGAGGACTCCCTGGAGACGGACCCCATCAACGGCCTGATCGAGATATTCAATCAGGAGATGGAGGCAGCGACAGGGAGAGGCGGCACCGCAGCCTCGCCCGCTCTGAGCACAGGGAATGGCATTTGTGTCGTTGCAGGGCGACCAGAGTCGAACGCCGCACGCACGGGCTCACCCACCCCCAGAGGAGACGCCCAGGAGTGGCCGGGAATGAGCACAGCCAG CTCCCGAGACTCCGGCCGGACGGTCCTGACCGACAGTGGCTCGCTCACTGTAGCCGAGGGAGGACTAACGCAGGCCGAGGCCTGGAAAGCCAGGAAGGAGTGGGCCAGGCAGCCGGAGTGGGCCAGGCTGAGGGTGACGCAGGAGAAGCTGGTCCAGCCGGTGCAGGACCAAGCCCGGCTCCAGTCGCTGCGTCGGCGCCAGCCAGAGGGCTCAGAGAACCCCCTGGGCCTTTCCCCGTCCGGAGTCAGCGGCTCGGATCCCAGGAGCAGCTGGATCACCCtggaagaggaggaggtgctgggctCCGGGGAGGAG GGCGAAGAAGCCAAGAACATTCCGGGAGAATCGGTGAGGGAGGAGCAGTTCACCGACGAAGATGGCAACCTGGTGACGAAGAAA ATTGTTCGGAAGGTGGTGCGGAGGGTAACTCCAGCCGAAGGGAAGGAGGAGACAGTGGAGATACTGCACCAGGAACCAGCATCCTCGGAAAACCAGCCAGACAACTTGGCAAAGTACGGAGTGTTTGTGCGGGACTCCACCAGCAGGAAG CTGACAGAGAGTGACAGTGCCTTGTACTCTGAGTGGATTCATGGCCGAATGGGTGCACAGATTGTGAAGAGAATCAGCTCCCGAGGCACTCCGTCACTGCCGTGA
- the LOC122543154 gene encoding ankyrin-1-like isoform X2 produces MLSPASLHYTMPSPLQADHFWNDVTNLDGLALARPGTEPLLELSDTAHPAWSLGPRPPLVVAEDSSLDCSRAEDSLLPGSLPVAEEEDSLETDPINGLIEIFNQEMEAATGRGGTAASPALSTGNGICVVAGRPESNAARTGSPTPRGDAQEWPGMSTASSRDSGRTVLTDSGSLTVAEGGLTQAEAWKARKEWARQPEWARLRVTQEKLVQPVQDQARLQSLRRRQPEGSENPLGLSPSGVSGSDPRSSWITLEEEEVLGSGEEELDRELGEGETSSDDEEIVTTRVVRRRLIVKGEEAKNIPGESVREEQFTDEDGNLVTKKIVRKVVRRVTPAEGKEETVEILHQEPASSENQPDNLAKYGVFVRDSTSRKGSARTTQP; encoded by the exons ATGCTCTCACCCGCCTCGCTTCACTACACCATGCCTAGCCCGCTGCAGGCTGACCACTTCTGGAACGACGTCACAAACCTGGACGGCCTCGCCCTGGCACGGCCTGGCACCGAACCCCTGCTGGAACTGTCCGACACCGCTCACCCGGCCTGGTCGCTAGGCCCCAGGCCTCCCCTGGTCGTGGCGGAGGATTCCTCCCTGGACTGCAGCCGGGCCGAGGACTCGTTGCTTCCCGGTTCCCTCCCCGTCGCCGAGGAGGAGGACTCCCTGGAGACGGACCCCATCAACGGCCTGATCGAGATATTCAATCAGGAGATGGAGGCAGCGACAGGGAGAGGCGGCACCGCAGCCTCGCCCGCTCTGAGCACAGGGAATGGCATTTGTGTCGTTGCAGGGCGACCAGAGTCGAACGCCGCACGCACGGGCTCACCCACCCCCAGAGGAGACGCCCAGGAGTGGCCGGGAATGAGCACAGCCAG CTCCCGAGACTCCGGCCGGACGGTCCTGACCGACAGTGGCTCGCTCACTGTAGCCGAGGGAGGACTAACGCAGGCCGAGGCCTGGAAAGCCAGGAAGGAGTGGGCCAGGCAGCCGGAGTGGGCCAGGCTGAGGGTGACGCAGGAGAAGCTGGTCCAGCCGGTGCAGGACCAAGCCCGGCTCCAGTCGCTGCGTCGGCGCCAGCCAGAGGGCTCAGAGAACCCCCTGGGCCTTTCCCCGTCCGGAGTCAGCGGCTCGGATCCCAGGAGCAGCTGGATCACCCtggaagaggaggaggtgctgggctCCGGGGAGGAG GAGCTGGACAGGGAGCTCGGGGAGGGGGAGACCAGCTCCGACGATGAGGAGATCGTCACCACCAGGGTCGTCAGGCGGAGGCTGATCGTCAAG GGCGAAGAAGCCAAGAACATTCCGGGAGAATCGGTGAGGGAGGAGCAGTTCACCGACGAAGATGGCAACCTGGTGACGAAGAAA ATTGTTCGGAAGGTGGTGCGGAGGGTAACTCCAGCCGAAGGGAAGGAGGAGACAGTGGAGATACTGCACCAGGAACCAGCATCCTCGGAAAACCAGCCAGACAACTTGGCAAAGTACGGAGTGTTTGTGCGGGACTCCACCAGCAGGAAG ggTTCTGCACGCACCACCCAGCCCTGA
- the LOC122543154 gene encoding uncharacterized protein LOC122543154 isoform X4, protein MLTLFSEFLISLVLLGFFLVSCQNVFQIASGGLQLVLKYLHQELDRELGEGETSSDDEEIVTTRVVRRRLIVKGEEAKNIPGESVREEQFTDEDGNLVTKKIVRKVVRRVTPAEGKEETVEILHQEPASSENQPDNLAKYGVFVRDSTSRKLTESDSALYSEWIHGRMGAQIVKRISSRGTPSLP, encoded by the exons ATGCTGACTTTATTCAGCGAGTTCCTCATCAGCCTGGTGCTGCTCGGCTTCTTCCTGGTCAGCTGTCAGAACGTCTTCCAAATCGCCTCAGGCGGCCTACAGCTTGTACTGAAATATCTCCACCAGGAGCTGGACAGGGAGCTCGGGGAGGGGGAGACCAGCTCCGACGATGAGGAGATCGTCACCACCAGGGTCGTCAGGCGGAGGCTGATCGTCAAG GGCGAAGAAGCCAAGAACATTCCGGGAGAATCGGTGAGGGAGGAGCAGTTCACCGACGAAGATGGCAACCTGGTGACGAAGAAA ATTGTTCGGAAGGTGGTGCGGAGGGTAACTCCAGCCGAAGGGAAGGAGGAGACAGTGGAGATACTGCACCAGGAACCAGCATCCTCGGAAAACCAGCCAGACAACTTGGCAAAGTACGGAGTGTTTGTGCGGGACTCCACCAGCAGGAAG CTGACAGAGAGTGACAGTGCCTTGTACTCTGAGTGGATTCATGGCCGAATGGGTGCACAGATTGTGAAGAGAATCAGCTCCCGAGGCACTCCGTCACTGCCGTGA